A single genomic interval of Stieleria maiorica harbors:
- a CDS encoding SDR family oxidoreductase: MSKIAVTAAGGQLGAEIVRAAVAIRGGDNVVGLARTPDKARSLGIEIRPGDYGAPEELKQSLDGIDAVLLVSGMDAPEKRIEQHRNVINAAKQAGASKIVYTSIQGAEEGTAFSPIVQSNRQTEADIRDSGLAWGIGRNGIYIEPDVDYTDTYKKRGEIANCAGDGKCGYTTRPELAYAYARMLTDAKHDGQVYNLHGQAISQQQLADYLNDAFGTDLRYRDMSVEEYRRDRTAELGEFLGNIIAGIYEGIRNGAVDNESHFERAAGRPHQDWRSYFDALN, encoded by the coding sequence GTGAGCAAAATCGCGGTCACGGCAGCCGGCGGGCAATTGGGAGCCGAGATCGTTCGGGCGGCGGTCGCGATCCGTGGTGGAGACAACGTGGTTGGCTTGGCCCGAACACCGGACAAAGCGCGTTCGTTGGGGATCGAGATCCGGCCTGGTGACTATGGGGCGCCAGAGGAATTGAAACAATCGCTCGACGGGATCGACGCCGTTTTGTTGGTCTCGGGAATGGACGCGCCGGAAAAGCGGATCGAGCAACATCGCAACGTGATCAACGCTGCCAAACAGGCCGGGGCCAGCAAGATCGTCTACACCAGTATCCAAGGTGCAGAAGAGGGCACCGCGTTTTCGCCCATCGTTCAAAGCAATCGGCAAACCGAAGCCGACATTCGCGACAGTGGATTGGCTTGGGGGATCGGTCGCAACGGTATTTACATCGAGCCCGACGTGGACTACACCGACACGTACAAGAAGCGTGGTGAAATAGCGAACTGCGCCGGGGACGGAAAGTGCGGTTACACAACACGCCCCGAACTCGCCTATGCCTACGCAAGGATGTTGACCGACGCGAAACACGACGGTCAGGTCTACAACTTGCACGGCCAGGCGATCAGCCAACAACAACTGGCGGACTACCTCAACGATGCGTTCGGGACAGACCTGCGGTATCGAGACATGTCAGTGGAGGAATACCGTCGAGACCGCACCGCCGAACTCGGAGAGTTTCTGGGCAACATCATCGCCGGGATTTACGAGGGAATTCGCAATGGTGCGGTGGACAACGAAAGCCACTTCGAGCGCGCCGCCGGTCGCCCGCATCAAGACTGGCGGTCGTACTTTGATGCGCTGAATTAG
- the lpxD gene encoding UDP-3-O-(3-hydroxymyristoyl)glucosamine N-acyltransferase, with the protein MQRSRNWRYTGGQWRIRTVRIDNLFSEKDFAVEIRLDEIAQLVGGTLHGDGTLICNGANPPEESSTSEITMLVGKNASANLARSDALAVICAERIESDRRPQIIVDDPRAAFATVVTKFRPPIPASLPGVGVDSSASIANSAKVHPTATVCAGVSIGERTLVMPNVVIMPGCTIGDDCVLYPGVTLYEYSSLGDRVVLHAGTTIGADGFGYQQRGGRHLPSAQLGYVRIDSDVDVGAGVTIDRGSYGATRIGEGTKIDNQVMIAHNCQIGRHNLICSQVGVAGSCRTGDYVILAGQVGLKDHVTLGDHTIVGAKAGVMDDCQGHQVLLGSPAMPQRDQMQIFAIERKLPEMRRELKALRKRLDAINTQLGEGQLGEGRSDQGRSERAA; encoded by the coding sequence TTGCAGCGATCGCGGAACTGGCGGTATACCGGAGGCCAGTGGAGGATTCGGACCGTCCGAATCGACAATCTGTTCAGCGAAAAGGACTTCGCCGTGGAAATCCGACTTGATGAAATCGCACAACTGGTTGGCGGAACCCTCCACGGTGACGGGACACTGATCTGCAACGGCGCCAACCCGCCGGAAGAGTCGTCGACAAGCGAGATCACGATGTTGGTGGGCAAAAACGCGTCGGCCAATCTGGCTCGTTCTGATGCCTTGGCAGTGATCTGTGCCGAACGGATCGAATCGGACCGGCGGCCCCAAATCATTGTCGACGATCCCCGTGCGGCGTTTGCCACGGTGGTTACCAAGTTTCGTCCACCGATCCCGGCATCACTACCTGGCGTCGGCGTCGATTCATCAGCCTCGATCGCAAACTCGGCCAAGGTCCATCCCACAGCAACGGTCTGTGCCGGAGTTTCGATCGGCGAGCGAACGCTGGTGATGCCCAACGTCGTGATCATGCCCGGCTGCACGATCGGAGACGACTGTGTGCTGTATCCCGGCGTCACGCTGTACGAGTATTCGTCACTGGGTGATCGCGTCGTCTTGCACGCCGGAACGACCATCGGGGCCGATGGGTTTGGTTACCAACAACGAGGCGGTCGGCATCTGCCATCGGCACAACTCGGTTATGTGCGAATCGATTCGGACGTCGACGTCGGGGCCGGGGTGACGATCGACCGCGGCAGCTACGGGGCGACGCGGATCGGTGAAGGAACAAAAATCGACAACCAAGTGATGATCGCACACAACTGCCAGATCGGCCGCCACAATTTGATCTGCAGCCAAGTCGGCGTTGCGGGATCCTGTCGCACCGGCGACTACGTGATCCTGGCCGGCCAAGTCGGATTGAAGGATCACGTCACGTTGGGCGATCACACGATCGTCGGCGCCAAAGCCGGTGTAATGGACGACTGCCAAGGACATCAGGTGTTGCTGGGGTCGCCCGCGATGCCGCAACGTGACCAGATGCAGATCTTTGCGATCGAGCGAAAGCTGCCCGAGATGCGCCGCGAACTGAAAGCCTTGCGCAAGCGACTCGATGCAATCAACACACAACTCGGCGAGGGGCAACTCGGCGAGGGGCGGTCGGATCAAGGCCGATCGGAGCGGGCGGCATGA
- a CDS encoding DUF1552 domain-containing protein: MSKSTHHRRIVLQSIAGSLALPGLQSLRAESVGSSSPVQAARGAGVGTRRFVAVGNLLGFQQNQFFPETPGRAFEETTLLKPLAENRDQITVYRGLDHGLRGGHFAVHTFLSGVLHHESKQRPDGNVTIDQFIADEIGPQTRFPSLTVGSEGGIHGGCQLSWTKSGVRVPPITGPAELFEKLFVTESKERRSQQVRENSLQASILDSVVEQADSLAGRVNRDDKAKLDEYFSSIRDVEKRLQARRRWADQPKPRPPFEKPADTNTVDDLPLLYELIALALQTDSTRVATLEIGGSFLPQDLGIDKSYHSLSHHGNDDVSIANLITLETYQLEQFGKFLSRLAAIEDGDQTLLDSTAVLFGSGMGNGNSHTNTDLPIVLAGGGYGRGEFKKLATKGPAKIPLCNLFVDIAQKMGVPTESFGTSTGSFS; the protein is encoded by the coding sequence ATGTCGAAATCAACACACCACCGTCGCATCGTCCTTCAATCCATCGCCGGATCCCTCGCCCTGCCCGGGCTGCAGTCATTACGGGCCGAATCGGTTGGCAGTTCTTCACCTGTCCAAGCCGCGCGCGGGGCCGGTGTCGGGACGCGACGGTTTGTCGCAGTAGGTAATTTGCTCGGGTTCCAGCAAAATCAGTTTTTCCCGGAGACGCCGGGCAGAGCGTTCGAGGAAACGACACTGCTGAAACCGTTGGCAGAAAACCGTGACCAGATCACCGTCTATCGCGGGCTCGATCACGGACTACGCGGCGGGCACTTTGCTGTCCACACCTTTCTCTCCGGCGTGCTGCATCACGAGTCCAAACAGCGGCCCGACGGCAATGTCACCATCGACCAGTTCATCGCCGATGAGATCGGGCCCCAGACCCGTTTCCCGTCACTCACCGTCGGTTCTGAAGGCGGCATCCATGGTGGTTGCCAGCTTTCCTGGACCAAGTCCGGGGTCCGCGTTCCCCCGATCACCGGTCCCGCCGAGCTGTTCGAAAAGCTGTTTGTCACCGAATCGAAAGAGCGTCGCTCACAGCAGGTCCGAGAGAATTCGCTGCAAGCGTCGATCCTGGATTCGGTTGTCGAACAGGCTGATTCGCTTGCCGGTCGCGTCAACCGAGACGACAAGGCCAAACTGGACGAGTACTTCAGTTCGATTCGCGATGTCGAAAAACGATTGCAAGCCCGCCGCCGCTGGGCCGACCAGCCGAAGCCCCGGCCGCCGTTTGAAAAGCCTGCCGACACCAACACGGTGGACGATCTACCGTTGTTGTACGAGCTGATCGCTCTGGCGCTTCAAACCGACTCGACGCGGGTTGCCACCCTGGAAATCGGCGGCAGCTTCTTGCCCCAAGATCTGGGCATCGACAAGTCCTATCACAGCCTTTCACACCACGGGAATGATGACGTATCGATCGCGAATCTGATCACGTTGGAGACGTACCAGTTGGAACAGTTTGGCAAATTCTTAAGCCGGCTGGCAGCGATCGAGGACGGGGACCAGACGCTGCTCGATTCGACGGCGGTGTTGTTCGGAAGCGGGATGGGCAACGGAAATTCGCACACCAACACCGATCTGCCGATCGTTCTGGCCGGCGGAGGCTACGGGCGCGGCGAGTTCAAAAAGCTCGCCACCAAAGGCCCCGCCAAGATTCCGCTGTGCAACTTGTTCGTTGACATCGCCCAGAAAATGGGAGTTCCGACGGAGTCCTTCGGGACCAGCACCGGCAGTTTCTCCTGA
- a CDS encoding HAD family hydrolase: MTANHDRQLLSVLLVGVFAFVGSGSYAADPLPSWNDTATKAAIIDFVERVTREGSAGFVPPAERIATFDNDGTLWSEQPMYFQLAFAFDRVKAMAPQHPEWKDQQPFKGVLESDTKAVLAGGKKSLLEIVAATHSGMTSEDFERIVADWISTAKHPQTGRLYKDMVYQPMLELLAYLRANGFKTFIVSGGGIEFMRPWTEATYGIPPEQVVGSSVKTRFELRDGKPVIVRLPEIDFIDDKEGKPVGINSHVGRRPIFAAGNSDGDWQMLQYATIGRSPSFALIVHHTDDQREWAYDRDSHIGQLDQALDDATRQGWTVVDMKQDWKRIYPAQ; encoded by the coding sequence ATGACCGCGAATCATGATCGCCAACTTCTTTCCGTTCTACTGGTCGGCGTGTTCGCATTCGTCGGTAGCGGTTCCTATGCTGCCGACCCACTTCCGTCGTGGAATGATACTGCGACCAAAGCGGCCATCATTGATTTTGTTGAAAGGGTCACTCGCGAAGGATCGGCCGGGTTCGTACCACCGGCGGAACGCATCGCCACGTTCGACAACGATGGCACGCTCTGGAGCGAACAGCCGATGTACTTTCAACTCGCCTTCGCCTTTGATCGGGTCAAGGCGATGGCGCCCCAGCACCCCGAGTGGAAGGACCAACAGCCGTTCAAGGGAGTGCTTGAATCGGACACCAAGGCCGTCCTGGCGGGTGGGAAAAAGTCACTGTTGGAAATCGTGGCCGCAACACATTCAGGAATGACGTCGGAAGATTTCGAGCGAATCGTGGCCGACTGGATCTCCACTGCAAAGCATCCTCAAACCGGGCGACTGTACAAAGACATGGTCTACCAACCGATGCTCGAGCTGCTGGCCTATCTGCGGGCCAATGGCTTTAAAACGTTTATCGTTTCCGGCGGCGGCATCGAGTTTATGCGACCCTGGACCGAGGCGACCTACGGTATTCCGCCGGAACAGGTCGTCGGCAGCAGCGTCAAAACTCGGTTCGAACTCCGTGACGGCAAGCCTGTGATCGTCCGCCTGCCGGAGATCGACTTTATCGATGACAAGGAAGGAAAGCCGGTCGGGATCAACTCGCATGTCGGGCGTCGACCAATCTTTGCCGCTGGCAATTCCGATGGCGACTGGCAAATGCTTCAGTACGCCACGATCGGCCGCTCACCCAGCTTTGCCTTGATCGTGCACCATACCGACGACCAGCGTGAATGGGCCTACGACCGCGATTCCCACATCGGACAACTCGATCAAGCGCTTGACGACGCAACCCGCCAAGGCTGGACGGTCGTCGACATGAAGCAAGATTGGAAGCGGATCTATCCAGCACAGTAA
- a CDS encoding DUF1592 domain-containing protein — protein sequence MPSFDFFTAAARRAACAIALALASLAVPQAAQSEPTEPSSAGRQTPVAEFLGRYCAECHSAGSAEGDRQFDSFRLPLTSVDQLITADEIVDQVTLKLMPPEDAGQPTEEKRLELLDVLRKTIESSRERFNTSGGQTVLRRLSNREYENTLATLFDRRVDTLGLTADFPKDNTVAHMDNLGDALVTSGFLLDQYLQSASRLVEARLGKTRMEPKTWHFRDNFQQYEELSGAHRSVFNYEYLCLYEQPNTDTRQGGYGHIEDFLKGVPVAGLYDIEVHAQAMHRDTHYDPKIFRIDFSEPFQLAVVPGDVTKGHIHYPQAIEPVLGQAIVPDEQPEWLKFRVWLEAGQTPRFIFPNGPYESRASVIEVNKQYKDEFDPKKYKAGVSRTHILREGELPHIRIGEIKVHGPISEPQGGKEEVAVFGPDGFQVERAVEQLHAFGRRAYRRPLEPSDRGRIRAFYQQRLDEDATPRQAALDTLKMILCSPSFLYLSEITAENETLLGPFDLAARLSYALWAAPPDDVLFAAAESGRLTAPEELKKHVIRMLEDDRSDAFVNGFTDSWLNLREIGNLPPPRKSVPQYYSENLPESMKREARQFFRYLLDQNRPVSEFLDADYTFVDKKLAKLYGLPQQDTLRLADGFQRVSLVGNQQRGGVLGMAGVLTVSANGVDTSPVTRGVWVMENILGITPPPPPDEVPSIDADVSGATTIREKLSKHSEDKTCFVCHRNIDPLGYALETYDPIGRWRTNYPSPKGKGSAATIDASGELPSGESFEDFASFKKVLHKSRGELFVRNLIEKLATYATGRQMEHADRFRIDDLAARLHSDDASGLRTMVVEVLTSELFRSR from the coding sequence ATGCCTTCCTTTGATTTTTTCACGGCGGCGGCCCGTCGTGCCGCGTGTGCGATTGCGCTCGCCCTCGCCTCGTTGGCCGTACCACAGGCGGCCCAATCGGAACCTACCGAACCATCGTCGGCCGGTCGCCAAACGCCGGTCGCTGAGTTCCTTGGTCGTTACTGTGCCGAGTGTCATAGCGCCGGTTCGGCCGAAGGCGATCGTCAGTTCGATTCGTTCCGGCTGCCGCTCACCTCGGTCGATCAATTGATCACCGCTGACGAAATCGTCGATCAGGTGACCTTGAAATTGATGCCGCCGGAGGACGCCGGGCAGCCGACCGAAGAGAAGCGACTGGAGCTGTTGGATGTGCTACGAAAGACCATCGAAAGCTCACGTGAGCGATTCAATACCTCCGGCGGGCAGACGGTTTTGCGTCGGTTATCCAATCGAGAGTATGAAAACACATTGGCGACACTCTTTGATCGACGTGTCGATACGCTCGGCTTGACCGCCGATTTTCCCAAAGACAATACCGTCGCCCATATGGACAACCTGGGTGATGCCCTGGTGACATCCGGCTTCTTGCTCGACCAGTACCTTCAGTCGGCGTCGCGGCTGGTGGAGGCTCGATTGGGCAAGACTCGGATGGAGCCGAAAACATGGCACTTTCGCGATAATTTTCAGCAATACGAAGAACTCTCCGGTGCCCACCGCAGTGTCTTCAACTACGAGTACCTGTGTTTGTACGAACAGCCTAACACCGACACCCGGCAGGGAGGCTACGGGCACATCGAAGACTTTTTAAAGGGCGTGCCGGTCGCCGGGCTGTATGACATCGAAGTCCACGCCCAGGCGATGCACCGCGACACCCACTACGACCCAAAGATCTTTCGCATCGATTTCTCCGAACCCTTTCAACTGGCCGTCGTCCCCGGCGACGTGACCAAGGGACACATCCATTACCCCCAAGCGATCGAACCGGTTTTGGGGCAAGCAATCGTGCCGGACGAACAACCCGAGTGGTTGAAGTTCCGCGTCTGGTTGGAGGCCGGACAGACGCCGCGATTCATTTTTCCCAACGGTCCGTACGAATCGCGTGCGTCGGTGATCGAAGTCAACAAACAGTACAAAGACGAGTTCGACCCCAAGAAATACAAAGCCGGTGTGAGTCGGACGCACATCCTTCGCGAAGGCGAGTTACCACACATTCGGATCGGGGAAATCAAAGTTCACGGTCCGATTTCCGAGCCGCAGGGCGGCAAGGAGGAAGTGGCCGTGTTCGGACCCGACGGATTCCAAGTCGAACGCGCGGTCGAGCAACTTCATGCTTTCGGTCGGCGCGCATATCGTCGCCCGTTGGAACCGTCCGACCGCGGGCGAATCCGTGCGTTCTACCAACAGCGATTAGACGAGGATGCGACGCCGCGACAGGCCGCGCTGGACACGTTGAAGATGATTCTCTGTTCGCCGTCGTTCTTGTACCTCAGTGAGATCACGGCGGAAAATGAAACGCTGCTGGGACCCTTTGACTTGGCCGCACGTCTTTCGTACGCACTGTGGGCCGCTCCACCGGACGATGTGCTTTTTGCTGCAGCCGAATCCGGTCGGCTGACCGCGCCGGAAGAACTAAAAAAACACGTCATCCGGATGCTTGAGGACGATCGATCCGATGCGTTTGTCAACGGTTTTACTGACAGTTGGCTGAACTTGCGAGAGATCGGCAATCTGCCGCCGCCGCGGAAGTCAGTTCCGCAGTATTATTCTGAAAACCTGCCGGAATCGATGAAGCGGGAAGCGCGCCAGTTCTTCCGTTACCTGTTGGATCAGAACCGACCGGTGAGCGAGTTTTTGGATGCCGACTACACCTTCGTCGATAAGAAGCTTGCCAAGCTGTACGGGTTGCCCCAGCAGGATACGCTCCGCCTGGCCGACGGATTTCAACGCGTCTCATTGGTCGGCAACCAGCAGCGTGGAGGCGTCTTGGGGATGGCCGGTGTGCTGACCGTCAGTGCCAACGGGGTCGATACATCGCCGGTCACCCGTGGCGTGTGGGTGATGGAAAACATCCTCGGCATCACGCCGCCACCGCCGCCGGACGAGGTGCCGTCGATCGACGCCGACGTCAGCGGGGCGACCACGATTCGAGAGAAATTGTCGAAACACAGCGAAGACAAAACGTGTTTCGTTTGTCATCGGAACATTGACCCGCTGGGATATGCACTGGAAACCTACGATCCGATCGGGCGTTGGCGGACCAACTACCCCAGTCCCAAAGGGAAAGGTTCCGCGGCAACGATCGATGCCTCGGGCGAACTGCCGTCAGGAGAATCGTTTGAGGACTTCGCAAGTTTTAAAAAGGTGTTGCACAAGAGTCGCGGAGAGTTATTCGTTCGCAATTTGATCGAAAAACTGGCCACTTATGCGACGGGGCGTCAGATGGAACACGCCGACCGCTTCCGGATCGACGATTTGGCGGCCCGGCTGCATTCCGACGACGCCAGCGGGCTGCGAACGATGGTCGTCGAAGTCCTGACCAGCGAGCTGTTTCGGTCACGCTAG
- a CDS encoding arylsulfatase, with protein sequence MKVCSSRVIAVVLWLAISTSLHAQEKPNVLVIWGDDIGTENISHYNRGMMGYKTPNIDRIAKQGVFFTDYYGQQSCTAGRAAFISGSVPVRSGMTKVGLPGAKEGWQKTDVTMATVMKSLGYATGQFGKNHQGDRDEHLPTMHGFDEFLGNLYHLNAEEEPENEDYPTDMVLPNGKKFMDVFGPRGVLRCKADGNGGQTIEDTGPLTKKRMETIDEETLAAAKDFITRQHEAGKPFFCWWNGTRMHFRTHVKQEHRHEGNDEYTDGMIEHDMHVGQLLDLLDELGIADNTVVQYSTDNGPHYNTWPDAGTTPFRSEKNSNWEGAYRVPCYVRWPGKFPAGTVLNGIVAHEDWLPTFAAIGGNTDIKDELKSGVTLNGRDYKNHIDGYNLLDYLTGESDDSPRKEFMYVNDDGQIVAMRYNAWKAIFLENRGIAFGVWREPFTELRVPLLFNLRRDPFEKAQHNSNTYNDWFLERVFVLAPMQQLAANFLMTMKEFPPSQTPGSFNLEKVQKQIEASMGGR encoded by the coding sequence ATGAAAGTCTGCTCGTCGCGAGTAATCGCGGTTGTTTTGTGGTTAGCGATTTCCACTTCGCTGCACGCTCAAGAAAAACCGAACGTCTTGGTCATCTGGGGCGATGACATCGGCACGGAAAACATCAGTCATTACAACCGTGGCATGATGGGTTACAAGACGCCCAATATCGATCGCATCGCAAAGCAAGGCGTCTTTTTCACGGACTACTACGGCCAGCAATCCTGCACCGCCGGCAGAGCAGCATTCATCAGCGGAAGCGTTCCGGTCCGCAGTGGAATGACGAAGGTTGGGCTTCCGGGAGCGAAAGAGGGTTGGCAGAAAACCGATGTAACGATGGCGACGGTCATGAAAAGCCTCGGTTACGCCACCGGACAATTTGGCAAGAATCACCAGGGTGATCGCGACGAGCACCTGCCAACCATGCATGGATTTGATGAATTTCTCGGGAATCTTTATCACCTCAATGCTGAAGAAGAACCTGAGAATGAAGACTATCCGACCGACATGGTGTTGCCGAACGGCAAAAAGTTCATGGACGTCTTTGGTCCCCGCGGAGTCTTGCGTTGCAAAGCCGACGGAAACGGAGGCCAGACCATCGAAGACACCGGTCCGCTGACCAAAAAGCGAATGGAGACGATCGACGAAGAAACGCTCGCCGCAGCCAAAGACTTTATCACGCGTCAGCATGAGGCTGGCAAACCTTTCTTTTGCTGGTGGAACGGTACCCGAATGCACTTCCGCACCCATGTGAAGCAAGAGCATCGGCATGAAGGCAACGACGAATACACCGATGGGATGATCGAGCATGACATGCACGTGGGGCAATTGCTCGATCTGCTCGATGAACTTGGCATAGCCGACAACACGGTCGTTCAATATTCGACCGACAATGGCCCGCACTACAACACTTGGCCCGACGCCGGCACCACGCCGTTCCGCAGCGAAAAGAATTCAAACTGGGAAGGCGCGTACCGCGTGCCTTGCTACGTCCGTTGGCCGGGTAAGTTTCCCGCCGGAACCGTGCTGAACGGAATCGTGGCCCACGAAGATTGGTTGCCCACCTTCGCCGCGATCGGCGGAAACACGGACATCAAGGATGAATTGAAATCAGGTGTGACGCTCAACGGCCGGGATTACAAAAACCACATCGACGGTTACAACCTATTGGATTATCTGACGGGAGAATCCGACGACTCTCCGCGGAAAGAATTCATGTACGTCAACGACGACGGGCAAATTGTTGCCATGCGATACAATGCCTGGAAAGCCATATTCTTGGAGAATCGCGGGATTGCATTCGGAGTTTGGCGTGAACCGTTTACCGAACTTCGCGTCCCGTTGCTGTTCAATCTGCGTCGAGATCCGTTCGAAAAGGCACAACACAATTCCAACACCTATAACGATTGGTTTTTAGAGCGCGTGTTTGTGCTCGCCCCGATGCAACAGCTGGCCGCAAACTTTTTAATGACGATGAAAGAGTTTCCGCCAAGCCAAACGCCCGGTTCGTTTAACCTGGAAAAGGTTCAAAAGCAGATCGAGGCGAGCATGGGTGGCCGCTGA
- a CDS encoding LpxI family protein: MIQRRGYGRELIRNLMPGFSSSSNASIQPPIGLIAGWGSFPVEVAEQVVASGRRICCIAITDHASTDLESICDHVKWSGVGKIGAHIRYFRRHGIRQVTMAGKLFKSELLFQGSVWIKHCPDLTAIRTFGPCLLGNRPDSRDDSLLLAVTNTYAKQSLTICPATDFAPELLVDQGHLIGTPLTPKQSRDAEFGWQVAKQMGGMDIGQSITIKDGTVLAVEAVEGTDECIARTGTLCRRGGWTLVKVSKPNQDMRFDVPTIGPQTVTRVAENGGTAIVIEADKTILVEREETFRLAKQHGITIVALAQPQAIAAAA; the protein is encoded by the coding sequence ATGATCCAGCGTCGTGGATACGGGCGCGAGCTGATTCGCAATCTGATGCCCGGGTTCTCTTCATCATCAAACGCGTCCATTCAGCCGCCGATCGGGCTGATCGCCGGCTGGGGCAGCTTTCCCGTTGAAGTCGCCGAACAGGTGGTCGCCAGCGGACGGCGTATCTGCTGCATCGCGATCACCGACCATGCGTCGACCGACTTGGAATCGATTTGTGATCACGTGAAGTGGTCCGGCGTCGGCAAGATCGGCGCCCACATCCGTTACTTCCGCCGCCACGGGATCCGCCAAGTCACGATGGCCGGCAAGTTGTTCAAATCGGAACTGCTGTTTCAGGGCAGCGTCTGGATCAAACACTGTCCCGACCTGACGGCGATTCGAACCTTCGGCCCGTGTTTGCTGGGCAACCGCCCCGATTCACGCGATGACAGTTTGCTGTTGGCCGTCACCAACACGTACGCCAAACAATCGTTGACCATCTGCCCCGCCACCGACTTTGCCCCGGAGCTGCTCGTGGACCAAGGCCATTTGATCGGAACGCCGCTGACCCCCAAGCAATCTCGTGACGCCGAGTTCGGTTGGCAAGTCGCCAAGCAGATGGGCGGCATGGACATCGGCCAATCGATCACCATCAAAGATGGGACGGTGTTGGCCGTCGAAGCGGTCGAGGGAACCGACGAGTGCATCGCGCGGACCGGAACACTTTGCCGTCGCGGCGGATGGACGTTGGTGAAAGTCAGCAAGCCGAACCAGGACATGCGATTCGACGTCCCCACGATCGGCCCGCAAACGGTCACGCGGGTGGCCGAAAACGGAGGCACCGCGATCGTGATCGAAGCCGACAAGACGATCCTGGTCGAGCGTGAAGAAACCTTCCGTCTGGCAAAACAGCACGGCATCACCATCGTCGCCCTCGCCCAACCCCAAGCGATCGCCGCGGCGGCCTGA